From Lysinibacillus sp. SGAir0095, the proteins below share one genomic window:
- the glmM gene encoding phosphoglucosamine mutase — protein sequence MGKYFGTDGVRGVANSELTPELAFKLGRVGGYVLTKHVTERPKVIIGRDTRVSGHMLEGALVSGLLSIGVEVMRLGVISTPGVAYLTRVMNADAGVMISASHNPVADNGIKFFGPDGFKLTDAQEAEIENLLEQEEDSLPRPVGGDLGAVSDYFEGGQKYLSYLKQTVEEDFLGIHVALDCAHGATSQLATHLFADLEADISSMGSSPNGLNINDGVGSTHPEKLAALVLERGADVGLAFDGDGDRLIAVDEKGQIVDGDQIMFIIGKYLNSKGRLKKNTVVSTVMSNLGFYKALDENGMTSVKTAVGDRYVVEEMRANEYNLGGEQSGHIVFLDYNTTGDGLLTAIQLVNIMKATDKRLSELAAEMKVFPQKLVNVRVVDKHAVTQNEKVAKAISEVEAAMAGNGRVLVRPSGTEPLVRVMVEAATEEECESYVNRISDVVRQELGLTE from the coding sequence ATGGGAAAATATTTCGGAACTGATGGCGTACGTGGTGTCGCCAATTCAGAGTTAACACCTGAACTAGCATTTAAATTGGGTCGTGTTGGTGGGTACGTACTTACTAAGCATGTGACGGAACGCCCAAAGGTTATAATTGGACGAGATACAAGGGTTTCTGGACATATGCTTGAAGGTGCATTAGTTTCTGGGCTACTTTCAATTGGAGTAGAAGTTATGCGATTAGGTGTAATCAGTACTCCTGGTGTAGCTTATCTAACACGTGTTATGAATGCTGATGCAGGCGTTATGATTTCCGCTTCTCATAATCCAGTGGCTGATAATGGAATTAAGTTTTTCGGTCCTGATGGATTTAAATTAACTGATGCTCAGGAAGCTGAGATAGAAAATCTGCTCGAACAAGAAGAGGATTCGTTACCACGTCCAGTCGGTGGTGATTTAGGCGCGGTAAGTGACTACTTCGAGGGCGGACAAAAATACCTTTCATACTTAAAGCAAACGGTGGAAGAAGACTTCTTGGGAATCCATGTAGCATTAGATTGTGCTCACGGTGCAACATCACAGTTAGCTACACATCTATTTGCAGACTTAGAAGCTGATATTTCATCAATGGGTTCATCGCCAAATGGGCTAAATATTAATGATGGTGTTGGGTCAACGCATCCTGAAAAACTTGCAGCTCTTGTTTTAGAGCGTGGAGCTGATGTAGGTCTGGCATTTGACGGAGATGGAGACAGACTGATTGCAGTCGATGAAAAAGGACAAATCGTCGATGGTGATCAAATCATGTTCATTATCGGTAAATACTTAAACAGTAAAGGTCGTTTAAAGAAAAATACGGTTGTATCAACTGTTATGAGTAACTTAGGCTTCTATAAAGCACTAGATGAAAACGGGATGACAAGTGTGAAAACGGCAGTTGGAGATCGTTATGTTGTTGAAGAAATGCGAGCAAACGAGTACAACCTCGGTGGAGAGCAATCAGGCCATATCGTATTTTTGGACTACAATACAACAGGTGACGGATTATTAACGGCTATCCAGCTTGTCAATATCATGAAAGCGACAGATAAGCGTTTATCAGAACTTGCTGCTGAAATGAAAGTATTTCCACAAAAGTTGGTGAATGTGCGAGTAGTGGATAAGCATGCTGTAACACAAAATGAAAAAGTTGCGAAAGCAATTTCAGAAGTAGAAGCAGCAATGGCAGGAAATGGACGAGTATTGGTAAGACCATCTGGTACAGAGCCACTTGTTCGCGTAATGGTAGAAGCCGCAACTGAAGAGGAATGTGAAAGCTACGTAAACCGAATTTCAGACGTTGTTCGTCAAGAATTAGGGCTAACTGAATAA
- a CDS encoding anti-sigma factor: MSTCPQYIVDYMHEYLDGDISREHEQQLKKHLQLCSDCRQHMHELSDTIAFVKSAAHITAPPHFEEKVMKRLPKGKNRVGIQKWFRRHPIMVAAAVFFLFMSATMLSSYSNDEFSVTKQPNLIVDGQTVIVPEGEVVKGDIVVKNGDLIIEGEVDGDVIVINGEYMASTSVVTGQIKEIDQVFEWLWYEMKAMGNDFMNLFEE; this comes from the coding sequence ATGAGTACGTGTCCACAATACATTGTTGACTATATGCACGAATATTTAGATGGCGATATTAGTCGTGAACATGAACAACAGCTGAAGAAACATTTGCAATTGTGCTCTGATTGTAGACAACATATGCACGAGTTGAGTGACACGATTGCTTTTGTTAAGAGTGCAGCTCATATTACAGCACCTCCGCATTTTGAGGAAAAAGTAATGAAGCGTCTACCTAAAGGTAAAAATAGGGTAGGCATACAGAAATGGTTTAGACGGCATCCAATTATGGTGGCAGCAGCTGTGTTTTTCTTATTTATGAGTGCAACGATGTTAAGTAGTTATTCAAATGATGAATTTTCGGTTACAAAACAACCGAATCTGATAGTAGATGGGCAAACTGTTATTGTGCCAGAAGGTGAAGTCGTTAAAGGCGATATTGTTGTAAAAAACGGCGATCTTATTATTGAAGGTGAAGTCGATGGTGATGTAATCGTTATAAACGGAGAATATATGGCCTCTACTTCCGTTGTGACAGGGCAAATAAAAGAAATTGACCAGGTATTTGAATGGCTGTGGTATGAGATGAAAGCCATGGGCAATGATTTTATGAACTTGTTTGAAGAATAA
- the cdaA gene encoding diadenylate cyclase CdaA, producing MQIIEQFTDFTPVNIVFSILDVLLVWYVIYKLLTLIKGTKAVQLLKGIFVIIFARFATVVFGLDTLGWFLQEIIDYGFLAIIIIFTPEIRRALEQLGRGKIFQRSTGQLEDEQTRLVEAMKKAVSYMAKRRIGALISIENETGLTEYIETGIKLNAEITSELLINIFIPNTPLHDGAVIVQKDKVISAACYLPLSESTFISKELGTRHRAAVGLSEVTDAITIVVSEETGAISLTRNGNLYRNLSIEEFETQLRKLWFGPEQDSDFASKWTWRGKRNG from the coding sequence ATGCAAATTATTGAGCAATTTACAGACTTTACGCCTGTAAATATTGTGTTTAGCATATTAGATGTACTATTAGTTTGGTACGTAATTTATAAATTATTAACCCTCATTAAAGGAACGAAGGCTGTTCAGTTATTAAAAGGGATATTTGTCATTATCTTTGCCAGGTTCGCAACTGTCGTTTTCGGTTTAGATACCCTCGGTTGGTTCCTGCAAGAAATAATTGACTACGGTTTTTTAGCCATCATAATTATCTTTACTCCTGAAATAAGAAGAGCATTGGAGCAATTAGGTCGAGGAAAGATTTTTCAGCGTTCAACCGGGCAATTGGAAGATGAACAAACACGTTTAGTAGAAGCAATGAAAAAGGCTGTAAGCTATATGGCAAAACGACGAATAGGTGCCCTTATTTCAATTGAAAATGAAACGGGCTTAACAGAATATATTGAAACTGGAATTAAATTAAATGCAGAAATTACTTCAGAATTACTAATTAATATTTTCATACCTAACACACCACTACATGACGGTGCAGTGATAGTACAAAAAGATAAAGTTATTTCGGCTGCTTGTTATTTACCATTATCGGAAAGTACTTTTATTTCAAAAGAACTAGGAACGCGTCACCGAGCAGCAGTTGGCTTAAGTGAAGTTACGGATGCAATTACAATTGTTGTCTCAGAAGAAACTGGGGCTATCAGCTTAACTCGTAACGGTAATTTATATCGAAATCTATCAATAGAGGAATTCGAAACACAATTAAGAAAATTGTGGTTTGGACCTGAACAAGATTCGGATTTTGCCTCTAAGTGGACTTGGAGGGGGAAAAGAAATGGATAA
- a CDS encoding KinB-signaling pathway activation protein: protein MTIRNWVKFFLMCLLIGGVVTGIAGIFVRWSFFQPYIAAGDFGEFFAAFGWMILLGCTMSVIAQAGFFAYLTLHQVGVGIFKTLTLWNWVQMLLVVILLVDLVVFRFAPSAQGAKDWLFYIGLLVFLIFAAIATAIKKVQLTGKKHVLVSAIFFMIVITSLEWIIALMGRQGNIDTYVALLLFPLIAVNAYQLLVLPKYNSKSDEDRKRLEERKKERKLERKAKSTNANA from the coding sequence GTGACAATACGAAATTGGGTAAAATTCTTCTTGATGTGTCTGCTTATTGGTGGTGTTGTTACTGGTATTGCTGGAATTTTTGTACGCTGGAGCTTCTTTCAACCATATATAGCAGCAGGTGACTTTGGTGAATTTTTTGCCGCCTTTGGATGGATGATTTTATTAGGATGTACAATGAGTGTTATTGCCCAAGCAGGATTCTTTGCTTATTTAACATTACATCAGGTAGGAGTAGGAATCTTTAAGACGTTGACTTTATGGAATTGGGTACAAATGCTTCTAGTAGTCATTCTCCTGGTAGATTTAGTTGTATTCCGCTTTGCTCCAAGTGCACAAGGAGCAAAAGATTGGCTGTTTTATATTGGCTTATTAGTTTTCTTAATTTTTGCAGCTATAGCTACAGCTATAAAAAAAGTTCAACTAACAGGCAAAAAACATGTACTAGTATCAGCAATTTTCTTTATGATTGTCATCACTTCTTTAGAATGGATTATTGCGCTCATGGGTCGTCAAGGTAACATCGATACATACGTTGCTTTATTATTGTTCCCGTTAATAGCAGTTAATGCCTATCAATTATTAGTATTGCCGAAATATAATTCGAAATCAGATGAAGATCGTAAAAGACTGGAAGAACGTAAAAAAGAACGCAAGCTTGAGCGAAAAGCAAAATCAACAAATGCGAATGCATAA
- a CDS encoding YbbR-like domain-containing protein yields MDKLFDSYWALRVTALILALLLFFYAKAQLDDGQTSPSSPQMDIITDVPLEVYYDTENLIVSGLPETVDVTIEGPMQIVLKTKLTKDFKVFVDLNSLLIGEHSVTIQHENFSPKLDVTIDPKVIDISIEEKVTEEVKIEPEINNSLIAEGYELVGMTAEPSTVFVTGAKSVIESISFVKATVNSEEGITNSFSKEANVKVLDSSLNKLDVTIDPEIVKVNVDVKEYSRKVPLTIRQTGTPMDGVTINSITSQTKVIEVFGPKSIIDPITRLEVEFDISEIQKSGAYEVKVPLPNGVTKVSKNTIEVQANVTKAVTETEDENADGQEPVPGRTEPEEEVVEEGTNTGETTPEEETPADEENNTDTNS; encoded by the coding sequence ATGGATAAACTATTTGATAGTTATTGGGCATTACGTGTAACAGCCCTCATTTTAGCCCTCTTACTGTTCTTTTACGCGAAAGCTCAATTAGATGACGGGCAAACCTCTCCGTCAAGTCCACAAATGGATATTATTACAGATGTTCCACTAGAGGTTTATTATGATACTGAAAATCTAATTGTTTCAGGGTTACCTGAAACAGTCGATGTTACAATCGAAGGTCCGATGCAAATTGTATTAAAAACAAAGTTAACAAAAGACTTTAAGGTGTTCGTTGACTTAAATTCACTGCTAATAGGTGAGCATAGTGTTACAATTCAACATGAAAACTTTTCACCTAAATTAGATGTGACCATTGATCCTAAAGTCATTGATATTAGCATAGAGGAAAAAGTAACAGAAGAAGTGAAAATAGAACCAGAGATAAATAACAGTCTAATAGCAGAAGGTTACGAGCTAGTTGGCATGACAGCAGAGCCAAGCACTGTTTTTGTTACGGGTGCTAAAAGTGTAATTGAAAGTATTAGTTTTGTAAAAGCAACGGTCAATAGTGAAGAAGGAATTACAAATTCATTTAGTAAAGAAGCGAATGTGAAAGTACTTGACAGTAGCTTGAACAAGCTAGATGTGACTATTGACCCTGAGATAGTTAAAGTGAATGTTGATGTGAAAGAGTATAGTCGAAAAGTACCTCTAACCATAAGGCAAACAGGAACACCAATGGATGGGGTTACAATCAATAGCATAACCTCTCAGACGAAAGTCATTGAAGTGTTTGGTCCAAAATCAATTATTGACCCTATCACAAGGTTAGAAGTAGAATTTGACATATCAGAAATTCAAAAATCTGGTGCCTATGAAGTGAAAGTACCTCTACCAAATGGAGTAACGAAGGTTTCAAAAAATACCATTGAGGTACAAGCTAATGTTACTAAGGCAGTAACCGAAACAGAGGATGAAAATGCAGATGGACAAGAACCTGTGCCAGGACGAACAGAACCAGAAGAAGAAGTAGTAGAAGAAGGAACAAATACTGGAGAGACAACTCCAGAAGAAGAAACACCTGCTGACGAAGAAAACAATACAGATACAAATTCTTAA
- the glmS gene encoding glutamine--fructose-6-phosphate transaminase (isomerizing), with product MCGIVGYNGEIDAKEILLKGLEKLEYRGYDSAGIAVRNDEGITVFKEKGRIADLRTAVDDDIDATIGIGHTRWATHGVPNQLNAHPHQSTTGRYTLVHNGVIENYHLLQKAYLKGIQMKSDTDTEVIVQLVDLFAKEGLSTVEAFRKTLSLLHGSYALALLDQEDEDTIYVAKNKSPLLVGVGDGFNVVASDAMAMLQVTDQFVELRDKEVVLVHRDKVEISTLEGKPVERKPFKAELDASDIEKGTYPHYMLKEMDEQPAVVRKIIQAYSNSDDDLTIDDNILEAIKEADRLYIIAAGTSYHAGLIGKQYFEKIAGIPVEVHISSEFGYNMPLLSEKPLFIFISQSGETADSRQVLVKVKEEMGYPALTVTNVPGSTLSREADYTLLLHAGPEIAVASTKAYVAQVAVLSIAAYVAGKAKGKEIDFDLKQELAIAANGIQTMVDSKEELEQIAEDYLKIARNAFFIGRNLDFYVSSEGALKLKEISYIQAEGFAGGELKHGTIALIEEGTPVFALATQEQVSLNIRGNVKEVVARGANACIISMEGIEEEGDRFVIPKVHQLLTPLVSVVPLQLISYYAALHRRCDVDKPRNLAKSVTVE from the coding sequence ATGTGTGGAATCGTTGGATATAATGGTGAAATTGATGCAAAGGAAATTTTATTAAAAGGATTAGAGAAATTAGAATACCGTGGATATGACTCAGCTGGTATCGCTGTTCGCAACGACGAAGGAATTACGGTGTTTAAGGAAAAAGGGCGTATTGCTGATTTACGTACAGCCGTAGACGATGATATTGATGCAACAATTGGAATTGGACATACTCGTTGGGCAACTCATGGGGTACCCAACCAATTAAATGCACACCCTCATCAAAGTACAACAGGTCGCTATACTTTAGTTCACAATGGGGTAATTGAAAACTATCACTTATTGCAAAAAGCTTACCTTAAAGGCATTCAAATGAAATCAGATACAGATACAGAGGTTATTGTTCAGCTAGTTGATTTATTTGCAAAAGAAGGATTATCAACAGTAGAGGCATTCCGTAAAACGTTATCCCTATTACATGGCTCATATGCGTTAGCACTACTTGACCAAGAAGATGAGGATACAATCTACGTAGCAAAAAACAAATCTCCATTATTAGTAGGTGTGGGAGATGGCTTTAACGTTGTTGCTTCAGATGCAATGGCAATGCTGCAAGTTACAGATCAATTCGTAGAGCTACGCGACAAAGAAGTAGTATTAGTTCACAGAGATAAAGTTGAAATTTCAACACTAGAAGGCAAACCTGTTGAACGTAAACCATTTAAAGCAGAACTAGATGCAAGTGATATTGAAAAGGGAACATACCCTCATTACATGTTGAAAGAAATGGATGAGCAACCTGCTGTTGTTCGTAAAATCATCCAAGCATATAGCAATTCTGATGATGACTTAACAATTGATGACAATATTCTAGAAGCGATTAAAGAAGCGGATCGTTTATATATTATTGCGGCAGGAACTAGTTACCATGCAGGTTTAATCGGAAAACAATATTTCGAAAAAATTGCTGGAATTCCAGTAGAGGTTCACATTTCAAGTGAATTTGGCTATAATATGCCACTTTTATCTGAAAAGCCATTATTTATCTTCATCTCCCAATCAGGGGAGACAGCAGATAGCCGTCAAGTACTTGTGAAAGTAAAAGAAGAAATGGGTTACCCAGCATTAACAGTTACAAATGTACCGGGGTCTACGCTTTCTCGTGAAGCGGACTATACATTGTTATTACATGCAGGTCCCGAGATTGCGGTTGCATCAACGAAAGCATATGTGGCACAGGTTGCTGTACTTTCGATTGCTGCTTATGTTGCAGGGAAAGCAAAAGGGAAAGAAATCGATTTTGACTTAAAACAAGAATTAGCGATTGCTGCAAACGGCATTCAAACAATGGTTGATTCGAAAGAAGAGCTAGAGCAAATTGCAGAAGACTATTTAAAAATTGCACGAAATGCATTCTTCATCGGACGTAACTTAGACTTCTATGTAAGTTCAGAAGGTGCGTTAAAACTAAAAGAAATCTCTTATATTCAAGCAGAAGGTTTTGCTGGTGGGGAGTTAAAGCACGGTACAATCGCTCTAATCGAAGAGGGTACACCAGTATTTGCTTTAGCTACACAAGAGCAAGTGTCGTTAAATATTCGTGGTAATGTGAAAGAAGTCGTAGCGCGCGGAGCTAACGCATGCATTATTTCAATGGAGGGAATCGAAGAAGAAGGCGATCGCTTCGTCATCCCGAAAGTTCACCAATTACTAACACCACTTGTATCTGTAGTACCGCTTCAACTAATCAGCTACTATGCAGCACTTCACCGTCGCTGTGACGTTGATAAACCACGTAACCTAGCTAAATCCGTTACGGTTGAATAA
- a CDS encoding VOC family protein: protein MKIIVTSIFVEDQEKALKFYSETLGFELKHDVPTGEYRWITLVSPEDQKGTELLLEPNNHPAAKEYQEKLFAEGIPVTMFGVGDIQAEYNRLVEQGVKFTMKPTKMGEIQIAIFDDTCGNLIQIIQQ from the coding sequence ATGAAAATTATTGTTACGAGTATTTTTGTAGAAGACCAAGAGAAGGCACTGAAATTTTATTCAGAAACGCTCGGATTTGAATTAAAGCATGACGTCCCTACAGGAGAATATAGATGGATAACGCTAGTTTCCCCCGAGGACCAAAAGGGTACCGAACTATTACTGGAACCGAATAACCATCCGGCTGCAAAAGAGTATCAAGAAAAGTTATTTGCTGAAGGTATCCCAGTCACAATGTTCGGAGTTGGGGATATTCAAGCAGAATACAACCGATTAGTAGAACAAGGTGTAAAGTTTACGATGAAACCGACAAAAATGGGCGAAATCCAAATAGCCATCTTTGACGATACATGTGGAAACCTGATTCAAATCATACAGCAGTAA
- a CDS encoding type 1 glutamine amidotransferase domain-containing protein: MAKVATLITDLFEDIEFTSPKEALQEAGHTVVTIDKEGNKAIRGKQGEVRVEIDYGIDDVNPDDFDALFIPGGFSPDLLRDDDRVVAFAKKFMSDMKPVFAICHGPQLLITARSLEGRDITGYKSIQVDLENAGAKFHDEEVFVCQKQLVSSRTPKDLPAFNREIVNLLKEKEL; encoded by the coding sequence ATGGCAAAAGTAGCCACATTAATTACTGATTTGTTTGAGGATATTGAATTTACGAGTCCCAAGGAAGCACTTCAAGAAGCAGGACATACAGTCGTAACGATTGATAAAGAGGGAAATAAAGCGATTCGAGGAAAACAGGGAGAAGTTCGTGTAGAAATCGATTATGGAATCGATGACGTAAACCCGGACGATTTTGATGCTTTATTCATTCCTGGAGGATTCTCGCCGGACTTATTAAGAGATGATGATCGTGTTGTAGCATTTGCGAAAAAATTCATGAGTGATATGAAACCGGTATTTGCTATTTGTCATGGACCACAACTTTTAATTACAGCCAGATCTTTAGAAGGTCGCGATATTACGGGCTATAAGTCAATTCAAGTTGACTTAGAAAATGCTGGGGCTAAGTTCCATGACGAAGAAGTTTTTGTATGCCAAAAACAGCTTGTTTCAAGCCGTACACCAAAGGATTTACCAGCATTCAATCGTGAAATCGTAAATTTACTAAAAGAAAAAGAGCTATAG
- a CDS encoding radical SAM protein, whose protein sequence is MNIQLKEILSRKILTEAKGYLDVGFTHSLNPYSGCSFSCLYCYVREMPIQKFKDIPWGEWVDIKINAAENYRNEIKKLRKKNNPVNIFMSSATDPYQPIERKSNITRGLLEAMIEDPPDFLQIQTRSPLIERDIELIARLKEKSKVLVSMTVETDREDIKRIFAPYAPGIKLRLKALKAVHDAGIPTQASISPALPFTPDFPNMLEGVVDHIWIDTLSIGDGSMGKRSARLGMPQLFEAHELSQWYQQELHVKVEKYFKKYFPDNMVRVSKQEAFPQ, encoded by the coding sequence ATGAATATCCAGTTAAAAGAAATACTTTCCAGAAAAATATTAACGGAAGCAAAAGGATATTTGGATGTTGGATTCACCCATTCTCTTAATCCATATAGTGGATGTAGTTTTTCTTGCCTTTATTGTTATGTCAGGGAAATGCCGATTCAAAAATTTAAAGACATTCCCTGGGGAGAATGGGTGGATATTAAAATAAATGCTGCAGAAAATTATCGGAATGAAATCAAGAAGCTTCGCAAGAAAAATAACCCTGTGAATATATTTATGTCCTCTGCAACAGATCCCTATCAACCAATTGAGAGGAAAAGCAATATAACGCGAGGATTATTAGAAGCGATGATTGAAGATCCACCAGACTTTCTACAAATTCAAACAAGAAGTCCGCTAATTGAACGGGATATTGAGCTAATAGCAAGGTTGAAGGAGAAAAGTAAAGTTCTTGTCTCAATGACGGTTGAAACAGACAGAGAAGATATAAAGAGGATATTTGCTCCATATGCTCCAGGTATAAAATTGAGGTTAAAAGCTTTAAAGGCAGTGCATGATGCGGGAATACCTACTCAAGCCTCTATTTCACCTGCTTTGCCATTTACCCCTGATTTCCCCAATATGTTAGAAGGAGTTGTTGATCATATTTGGATTGATACATTAAGCATTGGCGATGGCTCTATGGGGAAACGTTCTGCACGTTTAGGAATGCCTCAATTATTTGAGGCTCATGAATTATCGCAGTGGTATCAACAAGAATTACATGTAAAAGTAGAGAAGTATTTTAAGAAATACTTTCCTGACAATATGGTACGCGTTTCTAAACAAGAAGCCTTCCCACAATAA
- the sigW gene encoding RNA polymerase sigma factor SigW: MDALVNKRIKQVLKGDQNAFSDIVSLYQHKLYQICYRMLGNKQEAEDISQEAFVRAYINLHTFDQKRKFSTWLYRIATNLCIDRIRKKKPDYYLDAEVAGTEGLNMYSQIASSEQLPEETVQQMELQDRIQYEISRLPDKYRSVIVLKYIEELSLQEISEILDMPLGTVKTRIHRGREALRKQLNNL, encoded by the coding sequence ATGGATGCGTTAGTGAACAAGAGAATAAAGCAAGTGCTAAAAGGTGATCAAAACGCATTTTCAGATATTGTGAGCCTCTACCAGCACAAGTTATACCAAATATGCTATCGTATGCTCGGCAATAAGCAAGAAGCGGAAGATATCTCGCAGGAAGCATTTGTCCGTGCATACATAAACCTTCATACATTTGATCAGAAAAGGAAATTTTCAACATGGCTGTATCGAATTGCAACGAATCTGTGTATTGATCGAATTAGAAAGAAAAAGCCAGATTATTACTTAGATGCAGAAGTAGCAGGTACAGAAGGATTGAATATGTATTCGCAGATTGCATCAAGCGAACAATTACCAGAAGAAACTGTGCAACAGATGGAGCTGCAGGATCGAATTCAGTATGAAATTAGTAGGCTGCCCGATAAGTATCGTTCAGTCATCGTCTTGAAATATATAGAAGAATTATCATTACAAGAAATTAGTGAAATCTTAGATATGCCTTTAGGAACGGTAAAAACAAGAATCCATCGAGGGCGTGAAGCGCTAAGAAAGCAATTAAACAATCTGTAG
- the rocF gene encoding arginase, with product MGKKHISIIGAPSDYGQQRRGVDMGPSAIRYADVSERLESLGYEIKDEGDIVVKRPLNNTQMDTNLKNLKEVVEVCTQLSNKVSEVIEQGRFPLVLGGDHSIAIGTLAGLAKHYENLGVIWYDAHADLNTPSTSPSGNIHGMPLAVSIGLGDERLVHIGGPKPKVKPENIIIIGARSVDPGERELIKEKGIKVYTMHEIDRMGMTRIIEESIAYLKNRKVDGIHLSLDLDGLDPLYTPGVGTPVPGGITYRESHLAMEMLEEEGIITSAEFVEVNPILDERNKTADVAVALMGSLLGEKLV from the coding sequence TTGGGGAAAAAACATATTTCTATTATTGGAGCACCATCTGACTACGGTCAACAACGACGTGGGGTGGACATGGGGCCGAGTGCAATTCGTTATGCAGATGTTTCTGAAAGATTAGAAAGTCTTGGGTATGAGATTAAAGATGAAGGCGATATTGTAGTGAAACGACCATTGAACAATACGCAAATGGATACAAATTTAAAAAATTTAAAAGAGGTTGTGGAAGTATGTACACAGCTTTCAAATAAAGTTTCTGAAGTGATCGAACAAGGGAGATTCCCACTAGTTTTAGGTGGTGACCATAGTATTGCAATCGGTACACTTGCGGGATTAGCCAAACACTATGAAAACTTAGGTGTTATTTGGTATGATGCGCATGCAGATTTAAATACTCCTTCAACTTCACCTTCAGGAAATATCCATGGTATGCCACTAGCAGTAAGTATTGGCTTAGGAGACGAGCGATTAGTTCATATTGGTGGACCTAAACCGAAAGTTAAACCTGAAAATATTATTATTATAGGGGCTCGTTCCGTCGACCCAGGAGAACGAGAATTAATAAAAGAAAAGGGCATTAAAGTATATACGATGCATGAAATTGACCGAATGGGTATGACGAGAATCATTGAAGAGTCAATTGCTTATTTGAAGAATAGAAAAGTAGATGGAATTCATTTATCGTTAGATTTAGATGGACTTGATCCTTTATATACACCTGGAGTAGGAACACCGGTACCAGGGGGAATAACATACAGAGAAAGTCATCTGGCAATGGAAATGCTGGAGGAAGAAGGAATTATTACATCGGCTGAATTTGTTGAAGTTAATCCAATTCTTGATGAACGAAATAAGACTGCAGATGTTGCTGTTGCATTAATGGGATCGCTACTTGGTGAAAAGCTTGTGTAA
- a CDS encoding helix-turn-helix transcriptional regulator, with protein sequence MNWNKDAIFKALGDSTRRLILDELKEGNEQTLYELTVRLIMNHNLSISRQAIAKHLSILEEAGLVISERKGKYRVLVFNNEPLKDLLKGWIE encoded by the coding sequence ATGAATTGGAACAAAGACGCAATCTTCAAAGCACTAGGCGACTCGACTAGAAGGCTAATATTAGACGAACTAAAAGAAGGCAACGAGCAAACGTTGTATGAGCTCACAGTACGATTGATTATGAATCATAATCTTTCCATTTCGCGACAAGCGATTGCAAAACATCTTTCCATTTTGGAAGAGGCGGGACTCGTCATATCAGAGCGAAAGGGAAAATATCGAGTACTTGTATTCAACAATGAACCACTCAAGGATTTGTTGAAAGGATGGATAGAATAA
- the gerD gene encoding spore germination lipoprotein GerD, which produces MIKRIVPLLFVVLILASCAEPSNQSLSYEEVKKIMMDSIQTEDGKKAIRQLLQDPSFRDLIVLEHEEVQTAINATLLSEDSKEFWTKQFEDPSFQENIAKSMKEQQKEIMKELIKDPSYQEDLISFFGQSEMQKELETVLKSASLRKQMEEVVTQTIESPLLQTKWQQLIKESGGAASGEKSEEEGGGGSSEEEGGGSGGGSEEESGGGGS; this is translated from the coding sequence TTGATTAAACGAATAGTTCCACTATTGTTCGTCGTTCTTATACTTGCGAGCTGCGCTGAGCCATCTAATCAATCGCTTTCCTATGAAGAAGTTAAAAAAATCATGATGGACTCCATTCAGACTGAAGATGGCAAAAAAGCTATTCGCCAATTGCTTCAAGATCCAAGTTTCCGGGATTTAATCGTACTTGAGCATGAAGAAGTACAGACAGCGATCAACGCTACGCTTTTATCTGAGGATTCAAAAGAATTTTGGACAAAACAATTTGAAGATCCATCATTTCAAGAAAATATAGCCAAAAGTATGAAAGAGCAGCAAAAAGAAATTATGAAAGAGCTTATAAAAGATCCATCCTACCAGGAAGATCTTATTTCATTCTTCGGACAATCCGAGATGCAAAAAGAGCTCGAAACAGTATTAAAAAGTGCCTCTCTTCGCAAACAAATGGAAGAGGTTGTCACGCAGACAATTGAAAGTCCTCTTTTACAAACAAAATGGCAACAACTTATTAAGGAAAGCGGCGGCGCTGCTTCAGGTGAAAAATCTGAAGAAGAAGGCGGCGGTGGCTCTAGTGAAGAAGAAGGCGGCGGTAGCGGCGGCGGCTCC